In the Deinococcus malanensis genome, one interval contains:
- the dcd gene encoding dCTP deaminase, with protein sequence MSILPDWRIRELAQGGMIEPFEDRLVRTAESAHVISYGLSSFGYDLRCADEWKVFTNVMSAIVDPKAFDDRSFVDIQASEIIIPPNSFVLARSLEYLRIPENVMVVALGKSTYARCGIVANVTPLEPGWEGHVTLEFSNTTPLPAKMYAFEGCVQLLFFEGERPEVTYGDRQGKYQGQRGVTLPRL encoded by the coding sequence ATGAGCATTCTGCCCGACTGGCGGATTCGTGAACTGGCCCAAGGCGGGATGATCGAACCCTTTGAAGACCGGCTGGTCCGCACCGCCGAAAGCGCGCACGTCATCAGCTATGGCCTGAGCAGTTTTGGCTACGACCTGCGCTGCGCCGACGAGTGGAAGGTGTTTACCAATGTCATGAGCGCCATCGTGGACCCCAAGGCCTTCGACGACCGGTCCTTTGTGGATATTCAGGCGAGCGAGATCATCATTCCGCCCAACAGTTTCGTGCTGGCGCGCAGCCTGGAATACCTGCGGATTCCGGAGAACGTGATGGTGGTGGCGCTGGGCAAATCGACCTATGCGCGCTGCGGCATCGTGGCCAATGTCACGCCGCTGGAGCCGGGCTGGGAAGGCCATGTGACGCTGGAATTCAGCAACACCACGCCTCTGCCCGCCAAGATGTACGCCTTTGAAGGCTGCGTTCAGCTGCTGTTTTTTGAGGGCGAACGGCCAGAGGTCACCTATGGGGACCGCCAGGGCAAGTACCAGGGGCAGCGCGGCGTGACCCTGCCGAGGCTGTAA
- a CDS encoding acetyl-CoA C-acetyltransferase, with product MNKMVIVAAKRTPIGSFMGALKDVSAVDLGITATRAVLGGLESAHVADVIVGNVLQAGQGMNVARQIALGSGLPHDVPGLTVNRVCGSGLQAVVSAVQGLKSGDGQLYLAGGTENMSRAPFLLPRAREGYRLGHAQALDSILSDGLTDVFHDYHMGVTAENVAEAWNLSREEQDAFALESQNRAAAAQEGGHFADELISVEVPGRKGPTVFDRDEYPRATTAEALAKLKPAFKKDGTVTAGNASGINDGAAMLVVTTEDYAQANGLTVLAEITSYAAIGLDPKIMGIGPAKAVPVALGRAGMKVSDVDLFELNEAFSAQSLAVVRDLEVDAAKVNITGGAIALGHPIGASGARVLVTLIHQLRRTGKETGVASLCIGGGMGIAMVIRARG from the coding sequence GTGAACAAAATGGTCATCGTGGCGGCCAAGCGCACGCCGATTGGAAGCTTTATGGGCGCCCTGAAGGACGTCAGCGCCGTCGATCTGGGGATTACGGCCACGCGTGCCGTATTGGGCGGTCTGGAAAGTGCCCACGTGGCCGATGTGATTGTGGGGAACGTATTGCAGGCAGGGCAGGGCATGAATGTGGCCCGGCAGATCGCACTGGGTTCCGGGCTGCCCCATGACGTCCCCGGACTGACGGTCAACCGGGTGTGCGGCAGTGGTCTGCAGGCCGTCGTAAGCGCCGTGCAGGGCCTCAAGTCCGGCGACGGGCAGCTGTACCTGGCCGGCGGCACCGAGAACATGAGCCGCGCGCCCTTCCTGCTGCCGCGTGCCCGTGAAGGCTACCGGCTGGGGCACGCCCAGGCGCTGGACAGCATCCTGTCCGATGGCCTGACAGACGTGTTCCACGACTACCACATGGGTGTGACGGCCGAAAACGTCGCCGAAGCCTGGAACCTGAGCCGCGAGGAGCAGGACGCCTTTGCTCTGGAAAGCCAGAACCGCGCAGCTGCCGCGCAGGAAGGCGGCCACTTTGCAGACGAACTGATCAGCGTGGAAGTGCCGGGCCGCAAGGGACCAACCGTTTTTGACCGCGATGAGTACCCGCGCGCCACCACCGCCGAGGCCCTGGCCAAGCTGAAGCCCGCTTTCAAGAAGGATGGCACCGTCACCGCCGGCAATGCCAGTGGGATCAACGACGGGGCGGCCATGCTGGTCGTGACTACCGAGGACTACGCTCAGGCCAACGGACTGACGGTCCTGGCGGAAATCACCAGTTATGCGGCCATCGGACTGGACCCCAAGATCATGGGTATCGGACCGGCCAAGGCCGTACCGGTGGCCCTGGGGCGCGCCGGCATGAAGGTCTCCGACGTGGACCTGTTCGAATTGAACGAGGCGTTTTCAGCGCAGTCACTCGCGGTGGTCCGTGACCTGGAAGTGGACGCGGCGAAAGTCAACATTACCGGCGGGGCCATTGCCCTGGGCCACCCGATCGGCGCTTCCGGTGCGCGTGTCCTGGTCACACTGATTCACCAGTTGCGCCGCACCGGCAAGGAAACCGGCGTGGCCAGCCTGTGCATCGGCGGCGGCATGGGCATTGCCATGGTGATCCGGGCCCGGGGGTAA
- a CDS encoding non-heme iron oxygenase ferredoxin subunit codes for MSEAITAEQAGWVEVGLEAELPEGHQRAVDVQGVSVLVVRYEGQFYALRNNCTHKDYPLLGGEVSQGRITCEKHGAKFELTTGKPRTLPAVKPVRLYQTRTEEGVVYVGPL; via the coding sequence ATGAGCGAAGCCATCACTGCTGAACAGGCCGGCTGGGTAGAAGTCGGCCTGGAAGCCGAATTGCCTGAAGGCCACCAGCGTGCCGTGGACGTGCAGGGCGTGAGCGTGCTGGTGGTGCGCTACGAGGGACAGTTCTATGCTCTGCGCAACAACTGCACCCACAAGGACTACCCGCTGCTGGGCGGAGAGGTCAGCCAGGGACGAATCACCTGCGAGAAGCACGGGGCAAAGTTCGAGCTCACCACCGGCAAACCCCGCACGCTGCCGGCCGTGAAACCCGTGCGGCTCTACCAGACCCGCACCGAAGAAGGCGTGGTCTACGTCGGGCCTCTGTAG
- a CDS encoding ankyrin repeat domain-containing protein produces the protein MTTDAVNDLFSAIHANNLPGVQLLITAEPELLRSVSPSGLSPVLFAAYYHRPEILRALIGAGAPLSVFEAAAAGETGRVRALLDEQPDLVYAFSPDGFSPLGLSAFFGHDEVAELLLTHGANVNAVSQNAMQVRPLHSAAAGNHARLAQALVMAGAEVNAAQHGGFTPLMSAAQNGSTALVEFLLSVGADPSAQTADGQDAAALAAEGGYEEIVILLKGEASPRQETRNAP, from the coding sequence GTGACCACCGACGCCGTCAATGACCTGTTCAGTGCCATTCACGCCAACAACCTGCCGGGTGTACAACTGCTGATCACTGCCGAGCCTGAACTGCTGCGCTCGGTCAGTCCGTCCGGGCTGAGTCCGGTGCTGTTTGCCGCGTACTACCACCGTCCCGAGATTCTGCGGGCACTGATTGGTGCTGGGGCACCCCTGAGCGTGTTCGAAGCGGCGGCGGCCGGCGAGACGGGCCGGGTCCGCGCCCTGCTGGACGAGCAGCCCGATCTGGTATACGCCTTCAGCCCTGACGGCTTTTCGCCGCTGGGGCTGTCGGCGTTTTTCGGCCATGACGAGGTGGCCGAGCTCCTGCTGACGCATGGGGCCAACGTGAACGCCGTCAGCCAAAACGCTATGCAGGTGCGTCCCCTGCACTCTGCCGCGGCGGGAAACCACGCCCGGCTGGCCCAAGCACTGGTGATGGCCGGCGCTGAAGTGAACGCGGCACAGCACGGGGGCTTTACCCCACTGATGAGTGCGGCACAGAACGGCAGTACGGCGCTGGTGGAGTTTCTGCTCTCTGTGGGCGCGGACCCGTCTGCTCAGACAGCCGATGGCCAGGACGCCGCCGCTCTGGCGGCCGAAGGCGGGTATGAGGAAATTGTCATCCTGCTCAAGGGAGAGGCAAGCCCGCGTCAAGAAACGAGGAATGCACCCTGA
- a CDS encoding metallophosphoesterase family protein, with protein sequence MRVAVISDVHGNAFALEATLRAVHLAAPDVIVNLGDQVEGSADPWRAACLQARLGAVEVRGNNEEKLWPGGRRNPLSLQYGAWLETQLDDATVARLAALPLTARLDGGRLLACHGTPDSSWESLLWVWDRGADGRGFYRSRDPLELRGVVESWQAEVVVCGHTHRPGATRVGDTLVVNAGAVSDQVDGDPRARWTLLERRGSHWAVEFLAVPYDVEAAVSWARTHTPFGDFQAQLLGSGVMDGRGD encoded by the coding sequence GTGCGGGTGGCAGTTATTTCCGATGTACACGGCAACGCTTTTGCTCTGGAAGCCACGCTGCGCGCGGTGCATCTGGCGGCGCCGGACGTGATCGTCAATCTGGGCGATCAGGTGGAGGGAAGTGCCGACCCCTGGCGCGCCGCGTGCCTGCAGGCCAGGCTGGGTGCAGTGGAGGTGCGCGGCAACAACGAGGAAAAGCTCTGGCCCGGCGGCCGGCGCAATCCGCTGAGCCTGCAGTACGGGGCCTGGCTTGAAACCCAGCTGGATGACGCTACCGTGGCGCGGCTGGCGGCCCTTCCCCTGACGGCCCGACTGGACGGCGGGCGGCTCCTGGCCTGCCACGGCACGCCGGACAGCAGCTGGGAAAGCCTGCTGTGGGTCTGGGACCGTGGCGCGGACGGGCGGGGATTTTACCGTTCGCGTGACCCACTCGAGCTGCGGGGTGTCGTTGAGTCATGGCAGGCCGAGGTTGTCGTCTGCGGCCACACCCACCGGCCCGGCGCGACCCGGGTGGGTGACACACTGGTGGTCAACGCCGGGGCCGTCAGCGATCAGGTGGACGGTGATCCCCGCGCCCGCTGGACCTTGCTCGAAAGGCGGGGCAGCCACTGGGCCGTGGAATTCCTGGCCGTGCCTTACGACGTGGAGGCCGCCGTTTCCTGGGCGCGCACCCACACCCCGTTCGGAGACTTCCAGGCCCAGCTGCTGGGCAGTGGTGTCATGGACGGCCGCGGCGACTGA
- a CDS encoding GNAT family N-acetyltransferase, which produces MIRQRQAGDLRDLQLAMREVHEAEGYPSMWPADPMAFLQPSGTVAGRVAVQHEQVMGQVLLCSLSHGSWAAQLPPETLEVKRLFVAPAGRGLGLGRALMEAATAHARTLGRPAALQVAEHNRAALALYQALDWRHLTRGQATWSGPDGHRPMVAVLQSPPI; this is translated from the coding sequence ATGATCCGCCAGCGGCAGGCAGGTGACCTGAGAGACTTGCAACTCGCCATGCGAGAAGTTCACGAGGCCGAAGGGTATCCCTCGATGTGGCCGGCGGATCCCATGGCCTTTCTCCAACCGTCGGGAACGGTGGCAGGCCGGGTCGCCGTACAACACGAACAGGTGATGGGACAGGTGCTGCTGTGTTCCCTGAGTCACGGTTCCTGGGCCGCGCAGCTTCCGCCGGAAACCCTGGAGGTCAAGCGGCTGTTCGTCGCGCCGGCTGGTCGCGGGCTTGGCCTGGGACGCGCCCTGATGGAAGCGGCCACGGCACACGCACGAACACTGGGCCGCCCGGCTGCGCTTCAGGTCGCAGAACACAATCGCGCGGCCCTGGCGCTGTATCAGGCGCTCGACTGGCGCCACCTGACCAGGGGGCAGGCGACCTGGAGCGGCCCCGATGGACATAGGCCGATGGTGGCTGTGCTGCAGTCGCCTCCAATCTGA